The Coffea arabica cultivar ET-39 chromosome 6e, Coffea Arabica ET-39 HiFi, whole genome shotgun sequence genome contains the following window.
GTTCCAGAGCGCAAAAGAAGTCGGAATATTGGGTCAAAAAGCAAGAGATTGCTCATTGATAGCCAAGATGCTTTTGAGCTGAAACTTTCATGGGAAGAGTTACAGGACATGCTCTGCCCTCCACCGTGTGTTAAGCCAAGCACTGTTGCAATTGAGGATCATGAATTTGAAGAATATGATGTAAGAACTCTTTGAGAATGCCTACTGTGTTCTGCTCTTAGTTCTGGTCTTAAAAATGACCGGTTggtgatcttttttttttttcctgtttcttGCGTGACAGCAACCACCAGTTTTTGGGAAGAAGAGCATTTTCACCATGCGCCAATCAGggtatgaaaatttttttgtactTGAATTTTAACTTCTTTAGTGAAGAAATAGGGCAATTTAGAAACAATATTTGATATCACACCGTTAGCTTATTAAGTTTTGAGTTCACCTACCAAAAACGACTGAAAATCACATGATGTCTAAGCGATAGATACAAACGTGGAAATCCCTAAATCAAGGAGATGGGCCATCATTTAGTTTGTCTCTGTCTTATAAGTCATATCTCACTTTTAGAGTAggattttttaagttttatacagggtaagaaaattatttttcttgtgTGCTTTTTTACACAAATAGACttgcatatatatacacatatataatatcGTTTTAAAAAAGTTTGGAAAGACAAAATTGATATTATATCGGTAGCTTGTTAGGATTATACGCATTAAGATCATGATCttcttgtgtgtgtgtgtctctcTCTGTATATCAACAGATTTATAGATGTATACACACATGTACACTCATATATGCATGGACACGTACACACAGATACACGCATACTTTTGAGATAGGGCAATTTGGAAAGACGATATTACAACTGTAGCTTGTTAAGATTGTATACACCAGATCATTTTCTCTTCTTGTGTGTGTCTTTCTATATATACACAAAAATAGATGTAGACTTGCGTGCATGTGCATAAATATGTGGACGAACGCAAATGGTGCATATTTAAGGCACAGACAAGCAACCATATACATGTGCATCCGTTTTTCTTCTTCAGCTCTTGCTCGTGCAACCATCTGATAGAAGTATAACATCGCTTGTAAATTATCTTAGTAGTAAAAATAGGCAAAAAGGAGTGGTAGCTGGTGTTGATCTTATGCTTTACTGGCAATTTTTTCAGACACAATAAACCAGAGATAAGTTTAGTGCTGGACCATGGTGTTAATTGCATCTGCTATCATGCTTTGCCATGCAGAAATGATAAAGGAGTCACTTCTTCATTatctttttcataaaaaaaatatgcagGTGTGCCTGCGAGCTTGCACTACCAATTAGTTCTCTCGATGTCATATTCAATAGAAGTTGCATCCATGGCTTTATTAGATAGGAATGCTGATCCTCTGGGTTATTGTATCAATCTAGGGAGCAGGAGCAATGGGCTCAATGTGATAGTTGCTTAAAATGGAGAAGGCTGCCAGTTAATGTTCTTCTCCCTCCTAAGTGGACATGTCAGGAACACACCTGGGCTCTAAGCAGGTTTTTGTTTTTCGAATACaattcctttctctctctcttgaaggGGGACTTCAAGCCTTATGAGTGGGAAGGGGAGGTTCTCAAAAGCTTTTTTTTGAGTAAACATTAATCTTCTCTTCAATTTAACAGGCCATCATGTTCTGGACCAGAGGACCTGAGTCCCCATGAGCTTGAGAGTCTTCTGAAAATGAGCAAGGGTGAATTCTCTCTCTGAGATGTAGTCTACTTAAATGTATTATGTATAGGATTGTTGAGAGACTTATTGTGCTCATCTCCTATTTTATAGAACACAAAAAGCAGAAAATTGCGTCAGGCCTTAAGTCAGCCCATGAGCATGAATCCTCTGATCCAGATGGTTTGGGAAATTCTAAGGCTGTTCGTGGTGATACAAGTGGGACGTCTGCTGCATCAATTGCAACAACTACAAAGCACCCCAGGCATCGTCCTGGCTGCTCTTGCATTGTCTGCATTCAGCCTCCTAGTGGCAAGGGTAAACACAAGCCCACATGTACATGCAATGTCTGCATGACTGTAAAGCGACGCTTTAAGACCCTAATGATGCGCAAAAAGAAGCGTCAATCAGAACGAGAAGCAGAAATCGCACAAAGGAACAAGTTTGATTGGGTTTCCAAGGAAGAAGCAGAAGTTGAGAGCTACCAACAACTGGTTATACCACATGATTCTCTGGAGAATCACAAGAGACTAGGGAGCGAATCTGAATTTCTAAGCCAAAGCAACAAGCAGTCAGAAAAACTTGAGGAAATTGGAAAAGAGCAATTAGACTTGAATTGTCATCCAGACCGTGAAAATTTGCAGCAGAGTTCATCCCGTGTCAGCATGGTGAGTCTTCTCCAAGAAGCCAGTCTACCTTTGCAAACCTATCTAAAGCAGAATGGTCTTACAAGCTTGGTTTCTGATCAACGAGTGAGTTCAGGGTCTAATGTGCTCCTCCCACAAGTTACTAGAGAGAGTGAGGTACAATTTGATGAGGACCAGTGTCTTTCTCACGAGATAGAGGAGCAAGAAGTAAAAGAGGAACTTTCAGAAACAGATCAAGCTGGAAATGATCCTTCATgatatttttcatatttgtaCCTTTTGACCCATCGCCTAAGCTGTCTGGCTTCTGAAAGGTTCTGAAacagaaaaaaatcaaaaaagaagaaagaaacaaatgaGAAAAAGATATCCTCAAAGTTTGTACCTAGCAACTAGTTGATGGTAGCATAGTTTGTTTTGTGTTTGAGCATTTTAGCTGAAGATGCTTTAATTATGGTGCTTGTTTCTGTATATCATAGATGTGCATTTTAGATTCGCATCAACTCATGAAAGAAATCATGAAGAGTGCTGGATGCAGGATATAAAACTTTGAACAATTTGTGCTtttatttattgaaaaataaataattcatcgAGCCAAAAGTGAGAACGCTGAGCTGATGACATCTACAGTCGTACAATTGAACAATGAAATTTATTTCATTGTTCTGTCAGTGTGGACTGCCGTTGTTTCAGTTTTCCTAGTTACCACCAAATTCTGATTGGTTATATTGCTGTAGCTCTTATAATGTGAAACACAAACATTGAATCAAGCTCGTCGTTTTACAGTATACGTGTATCTCCATGCTTGGGTGCACATACAGAGTATGGGCTGGAAAAAGTCCTGGAAGTAGAAATCTTGAACCCTGTAGTTTGTATTATATTTTCACTAGGTATCATTTTCCTGTAACATCCACCTGCAAATTTTCAACTAAGCTGATGGGGCAGTCTTGAGTCACCGCAAAGGAAATGGAATGAAGCAATGTGGGATAAGTCATTTGCATCTTGGTCACAACAAATACCGCAAAGGAAGAGAATGCCATTATAACAACACATTTTTTTATCTACAAAAAATCATCCCCCCACCTCATGTTCTGGAGGAACGGGAAGAAGAGCAGACACATCTTTTATCTTCTATATATCTTGTAAACTACTACTCATatacctaaaaaatgaaaaaaaaaaatgctctcTATTAACATTCAAAATCCTTCCACGCTGGACCTTGGAACAGTTGAGGATGATGACTTCTGGCGTTCCTGCTGATCAACTTCATCCAAGGAGAGAGCGGAGGAACAAGTTCGCGGAAGAAGAGATGAAGGCAACACAATTGGCGTAGTCAGCGAAATTGATGGCCTGGTTGCTGGGGGAGATGGATAAGAAGTTGACCTGGGCACCGGCATAACGATTCCATTAAGGCT
Protein-coding sequences here:
- the LOC113694731 gene encoding B3 domain-containing protein Os07g0679700 isoform X6, which encodes MKLVQFGDDAGSSDQSQLFLSQTDDRIESLGQRKMKENFLTSGEFGSPFLSVLNQTSVEAAQNAQLNEYKEYMPIKDTHGSSVQTNLTISPPATSGDKIFLPAVVAEERPLNKKSSSFLQGSRSRHLLPKPVKSIMAAGLEANVSSLTQLRVARPPVEGRIKNQLLPRYWPRITDQELRQISGDSNSTVVPLFEKVLSASDAGRIGRLVLPKACAEAYFPPISQPEGLPLRIQDVQGKEWVFQFRFWPNNNSRMYVLEGVTPCIQSMQLQAGDTVTFSRMDPEGKLLMGFRKASLMQTCSDFPSQDNKHLSSIPKGSFSSEPFFLPGADNLHSANSQSALLDSVKGSGVFPLSALSKHFSAVEFGWHIAEMNGEKTLDGIFPSSMLVPERKRSRNIGSKSKRLLIDSQDAFELKLSWEELQDMLCPPPCVKPSTVAIEDHEFEEYDQPPVFGKKSIFTMRQSGEQEQWAQCDSCLKWRRLPVNVLLPPKWTCQEHTWALSRPSCSGPEDLSPHELESLLKMSKEHKKQKIASGLKSAHEHESSDPDGLGNSKAVRGDTSGTSAASIATTTKHPRHRPGCSCIVCIQPPSGKGKHKPTCTCNVCMTVKRRFKTLMMRKKKRQSEREAEIAQRNKFDWVSKEEAEVESYQQLVIPHDSLENHKRLGSESEFLSQSNKQSEKLEEIGKEQLDLNCHPDRENLQQSSSRVSMVSLLQEASLPLQTYLKQNGLTSLVSDQRVSSGSNVLLPQVTRESEVQFDEDQCLSHEIEEQEVKEELSETDQAGNDPS
- the LOC113694731 gene encoding B3 domain-containing transcription repressor VAL2 isoform X7, yielding MDSKVCMNQQCTSSSSSSSIDLKRGWPLRSGGFATLCHHCGIAYEQLVFCDKFHSNDSGWRECTTCGKTLTGEKNKDCRVFSADDGGGKQFTTVGSQSNGSRSRHLLPKPVKSIMAAGLEANVSSLTQLRVARPPVEGRIKNQLLPRYWPRITDQELRQISGDSNSTVVPLFEKVLSASDAGRIGRLVLPKACAEAYFPPISQPEGLPLRIQDVQGKEWVFQFRFWPNNNSRMYVLEGVTPCIQSMQLQAGDTVTFSRMDPEGKLLMGFRKASLMQTCSDFPSQDNKHLSSIPKGSFSSEPFFLPGADNLHSANSQSALLDSVKGSGVFPLSALSKHFSAVEFGWHIAEMNGEKTLDGIFPSSMLVPERKRSRNIGSKSKRLLIDSQDAFELKLSWEELQDMLCPPPCVKPSTVAIEDHEFEEYDQPPVFGKKSIFTMRQSGEQEQWAQCDSCLKWRRLPVNVLLPPKWTCQEHTWALSRPSCSGPEDLSPHELESLLKMSKEHKKQKIASGLKSAHEHESSDPDGLGNSKAVRGDTSGTSAASIATTTKHPRHRPGCSCIVCIQPPSGKGKHKPTCTCNVCMTVKRRFKTLMMRKKKRQSEREAEIAQRNKFDWVSKEEAEVESYQQLVIPHDSLENHKRLGSESEFLSQSNKQSEKLEEIGKEQLDLNCHPDRENLQQSSSRVSMVSLLQEASLPLQTYLKQNGLTSLVSDQRVSSGSNVLLPQVTRESEVQFDEDQCLSHEIEEQEVKEELSETDQAGNDPS
- the LOC113694731 gene encoding B3 domain-containing transcription repressor VAL2 isoform X5, which produces MDSKVCMNQQCTSSSSSSSIDLKRGWPLRSGGFATLCHHCGIAYEQLVFCDKFHSNDSGWRECTTCGKRLHCGCVASSSWLELLDSGGVNCISCSESHGICSTLTGEKNKDCRVFSADDGGGKQFTTVGSQSNGSRSRHLLPKPVKSIMAAGLEANVSSLTQLRVARPPVEGRIKNQLLPRYWPRITDQELRQISGDSNSTVVPLFEKVLSASDAGRIGRLVLPKACAEAYFPPISQPEGLPLRIQDVQGKEWVFQFRFWPNNNSRMYVLEGVTPCIQSMQLQAGDTVTFSRMDPEGKLLMGFRKASLMQTCSDFPSQDNKHLSSIPKGSFSSEPFFLPGADNLHSANSQSALLDSVKGSGVFPLSALSKHFSAVEFGWHIAEMNGEKTLDGIFPSSMLVPERKRSRNIGSKSKRLLIDSQDAFELKLSWEELQDMLCPPPCVKPSTVAIEDHEFEEYDQPPVFGKKSIFTMRQSGEQEQWAQCDSCLKWRRLPVNVLLPPKWTCQEHTWALSRPSCSGPEDLSPHELESLLKMSKEHKKQKIASGLKSAHEHESSDPDGLGNSKAVRGDTSGTSAASIATTTKHPRHRPGCSCIVCIQPPSGKGKHKPTCTCNVCMTVKRRFKTLMMRKKKRQSEREAEIAQRNKFDWVSKEEAEVESYQQLVIPHDSLENHKRLGSESEFLSQSNKQSEKLEEIGKEQLDLNCHPDRENLQQSSSRVSMVSLLQEASLPLQTYLKQNGLTSLVSDQRVSSGSNVLLPQVTRESEVQFDEDQCLSHEIEEQEVKEELSETDQAGNDPS